The proteins below come from a single Dermacentor albipictus isolate Rhodes 1998 colony chromosome 7, USDA_Dalb.pri_finalv2, whole genome shotgun sequence genomic window:
- the LOC135899050 gene encoding uncharacterized protein, whose translation MKFSTDLGAIVNPLLVLLLLARIQLSRAKRLNPIDPDSPEAYQMAEYAEIMMSEDGDVVNRVDKVRLAFWNKLDDGRAYTLGYLTRPTDCTYPVRRNIERCTMTDPEPNRDCLAVVTQPYIGSKGNIWTVDHYECGPPFGMNEYRKRSAEVFEHAQNGTSSPVTNNVSLEHQVG comes from the exons ATGAAATTCTCTACCGACCTTGGAGCAATTGTGAACCCATTGCTCGTGCTGTTACTTCTTGCGCGGATCCAGTTGAGCCGAGCGAAGCGTCTCAATCCAATAGACCCGGACAGCCCAGAAGCCTACCAGATGGCTGAGTACGCCGAAATAATGATGTCAGAAGACGGTGACGTTGTCAACCGAGTGGACAAAGTTCGACTAGCATTCTGGAAC AAACTGGACGATGGAAGGGCGTACACACTGGGGTACCTGACGAGGCCTACGGACTGCACATATCCCGTGCGTCGGAATATAGAGAGATGCACCATGACTGACCCGGAG CCAAACAGAGACTGCTTAGCTGTCGTAACGCAGCCTTACATAGGAAGCAAAGGAAATATATGGACTGTAGACCACTACGAGTGCGGGCCTCCCTTTGGTATGAATGAATATCGAAAGCGGAGCGCCGAAGTTTTTGAGCACGCTCAAAACGGAACCTCAAGTCCGGTCACCAACAACGTTTCTCTCGAACATCAAGTCGgatga